The following coding sequences lie in one Fusarium poae strain DAOMC 252244 chromosome 1, whole genome shotgun sequence genomic window:
- a CDS encoding hypothetical protein (BUSCO:43647at5125), with amino-acid sequence MSKLSAPLKALINAPFARPGPRPAPAQVQELFEAIANDAAIRNLGPKSWLTVSAAATFTLNSPDSLPVLHRVASSKDPNSAVQNAEFIREVGLKCISFNGIPRTINSLNAFYASLPESVRSKLSTKPSRQPTSKNIDQTLARGRGLWDSIYRPYEDKLFEKLALSHPDLPVYILSSHYSALLSDPAASDRGTLASLGRIHTSMIAISCLRAQTGVGPQVLSHVFGLRKGLEDGTYKNDQNGETDETVQYLASDEGGHWILNTVDKIVQAIGGSSFAPGIESKL; translated from the exons ATGTCCAAACTCTCTGCGCCTTTAAAGGCGCTTATCAATGCGCCTTTTGCGCGACCTGGTCCAAGACCTGCGCCAGCCCAAGTTCAAGAATTATTTGAGGCAATCGCAAATGATGCGGCCATTAGAAACCTCGGCCCAAAGTCTTGGTTGACTGTCTCG GCCGCTGCTACCTTTACTCTCAACTCTCCCGATTCTCTCCCCGTCCTTCATCGCGTCGCATCGTCCAAAGATCCCAATTCCGCCGTCCAGAATGCCGAGTTCATCCGAGAGGTTGGTCTTAAGTGTATCAGCTTCAACGGCATTCCTCGGACCATCAACTCCCTCAACGCATTCTACGCATCACTTCCCGAAAGTGTCAGATCTAAGCTCAGCACAAAGCCAAGCCGACAACCGACCTCAAAAAATATCGATCAAACATTAGCCCGTGGTCGAGGGCTATGGGACTCGATCTACCGACCGTACGAAGACAAGCTGTTCGAGAAGCTCGCCCTATCGCACCCCGATCTACCTGTATATATTCTTAGCAGCCATTACTCTGCTCTCCTCTCTGATCCTGCCGCTTCCGATCGCGGTACACTTGCCAGTCTCGGCCGAATCCATACTTCCATGATCGCCATCTCTTGTCTACGCGCGCAAACTGGCGTCGGACCTCAAGTGTTGTCGCATGTATTTGGTCTCCGCAAGGGGCTTGAGGACGGGACATATAAGAATGATCAGAATGGCGAGACAGATGAGACTGTACAATACTTGGCTAGTGACGAGGGTGGCCATTGGATCTTGAATACGGTCGATAAGATTGTTCAAGCGATTGGCGGAAGTAGCTTTGCGCCAGGTATTGAATCTAAACTgtga
- a CDS encoding hypothetical protein (SECRETED:SignalP(1-23)~MEROPS:MER0003908): MRYSVVSLLTLALGAIAVPKADIKTYDGYKVFRVNTHGKADVKEKLAPVTFDEWEHGDQYADIVVAPNDVDAFESLKLDFTTLHENLGDSIVSESPSHKKWKRQADDESWYDEFHNYEDHIDYFRDLQAQFPNNSKLVSSGKSYQNRNIYGLHLWGNAGPGKPAVLYHGTVHAREWISAPTVEYITLQLIKGFKGGDEDVQTILNKYDFYIFPFVNPDGFVYSTTADRLWRKNRQPPPTSAPNQSCFGRDINRNWEFGWDSNKRGASTNPCSQTYRGEKPADSPENAGLDKFVRQLRDTVGIALYIDWHSYGQYILSPFGYKEDLYAPELGKWTKAAALVSTAIRDSSDDKTTYTFGPSGAVLYVTTGAAPDHVYSIGQAKFSYTIELRDTGETGFVLPPAQIRPNVEEQWAGQKVLLSLLDETFFDGEGPALYQGQT, translated from the exons ATGAGGTACTCTGTCGTTTCTCTCCTCACCCTCGCTTTGGGAGCAATTGCTGTTCCCAAGGCTGACATCAAGACGTATGACGGCTACAAAGTCTTTCGGGTCAACACCCACGGCAAAGCAGACGTCAAAGAGAAGCTTGCCCCCGTCACCTTTGACGAGTGGGAACATGGTGACCAATACGCCGATATTGTCGTCGCACCCAACGACGTAGACGCTTTTGAGAGTCTCAAGCTTGACTTTACCACCTTGCACGAGAACCTGGGCGATTCCATCGTCAGCGAAAGCCCTTCTCACAAGAAGTGGAAACGTCAGGCCGATGATGAGTCTTGGTACGATGAGTTCCACAACTATGAGGATCACATCGATTACTTCCGAGACTTGCAAGCCCAGTTTCCCAACAATTCGAAGCTTGTTTCTTCCGGCAAGTCGTACCAGAACAGGAACATCTATGGTCTTCATCTCTGGGGTAACGCTGGACCTGGAAAGCCTGCTGTGCTTTACCATGGTACCGTTCATGCCCGAGAATGGATCTCTGCACCAACTGTTGAATACATTACCCTTCAGCTCATCAAGGGCTTCAAAGGTGGAGATGAAGACGTCCAGACCATCTTGAACAAATACGACTTTTACATCTTTCCCTTTGTCAACCCCGACGGTTTT GTTTATTCTACCACGGCTGATCGTCTCTGGCGAAAGAACCGTCAACCCCCTCCTACTTCAGCACCAAACCAGTCATGCTTTGGTCGCGACATCAATCGCAACTGGGAGTTTGGCTGGGACTCTAACAAGAGAGGTGCATCGACAAATCCTTGCTCTCAGACTTACCGCGGCGAGAAGCCAGCTGACAGCCCCGAGAATGCTGGATTGGACAAGTTTGTTCGCCAATTGAGAGATACCGTTGGTATTGCTCTGTACATTGACTGGCACAGC TACGGCCAATATATCCTTTCTCCCTTTGGCTACAAGGAAGACCTTTATGCACCCGAGCTTGGAAAGTGGACCAAAGCAGCTGCTCTCGTTAGCACAGCTATCCGTGATAGCTCCGACGACAAGACAACCTATACGTTCGGTCCTAGTGGCGCTGTGTTGTACGTTACTACTGGCGCGGCGCCTGACCACGTTTACAGCATAGGACAAGCCAAGTTCTCATACACAATTGAGTTGAGGGACACTGGTGAGACAGGGTTTGTGCTTCCACCGGCTCAGATTAGGCCCAATGTCGAGGAGCAGTGGGCTGGACAGAAGGTGTTGCTCTCGCTTCTGGATGAGACTTTCTTCGATGGCGAGGGTCCTGCTCTCTACCAGGGACAAACTTAG
- a CDS encoding hypothetical protein (TransMembrane:2 (o277-296i316-333o)) yields the protein MAGNSNSDLQTLTSPLQQGQGGDSPRPRQAACLVCRRSKIKCDWKPHQERCRRCIQLDTECVRPAYHPGRQKGIKNKRTGLDKALYQIDQAVKRARSASQKNPEDDRILNHLQDLLSGANSPADAPQTRYSASGDGEEDAYSEEEEEEQEQDPVVMPEFIQRTQQSLAIDDAENPLQLLARASYIQPSPESRHGNSPQQAHTASTTGQTEDEIQAFFAPAHVNLDVGSDLDPVTLGLVSEDEADRLFHFFHRNLAHTRWGLDPRIYTVEFTRSRSSFLYTSIMAASALFMPSAAALSKRLSNHVRTLAHKVVVKRYRSVEIVLAFMVNIPWMFPGQHSTDDETCTYISIANTVATDLSLHKTLISPEMLGAGAEIGLARGDCLDPRAALAMDGFPEIDPWSEKGRLFLRNRERCWLSLFVLERGMSLARGRPFSVPMTKSLKDCDNWHRSEYADPLDGHLVSMAVLRRDLDALFAAVRALCDGSQMASSDGSLIAQSIQGSIERFFDQWYTEWGISIGKGPDRRLPPYVEILVTHTRLSIYGGVINHPTAPLEVRRFFHTAGLSSALNVMRAAIQGESQLQSMPNNTAIMISFAACFALTLSSYATGGSALAPSVRNLIDETATVLERIGKVTRHRNGLSIKYGKYLKQIVRRAATGDGISDPRMPIVNEAPITTPTFLDQQALWQEPIHFSAMSDDQIVQALNQPGNDFEPGFGGLSWEDMTNFEWLYWPEVGI from the exons GGAAACCCCATCAGGAACGATGCAGGAGATGTATCCAGCTCGACACGGAATGCGTGCGACCTGCATATCATCCCGGTCGTCAAAAGGGTATTAAAAA TAAACGTACAGGTCTTGACAAAGCTTTATATCAAATTGATCAAGCTGTCAAACGCGCTCGTTCGGCATCTCAAAAGAATCCAGAAGATGATAGGATTCTGAATCATCTTCAGGATCTACTTAGCGGCGCAAATTCACCTGCTGATGCCCCGCAGACGAGATACAGCGCcagtggtgatggtgaagagGATGCCTActctgaagaggaagaagaagagcaagagcaGGACCCTGTGGTGATGCCTGAGTTCATTCAAAGAACACAGCAAAGTCTTGCAATTGACGATGCTGAGAATCCATTGCAGCTTCTTGCAAGGGCATCCTACATCCAACCTTCACCAGAGTCGAGACATGGAAATTCCCCTCAGCAGGCGCATACAGCGAGTACAACTGGGCAAACTGAGGACGAGATTCAAGCTTTCTTTGCTCCAGCTCACGTTAATCTGGATGTCGGGTCTGACCTTGATCCTGTCACGTTGGGACTTGTCTCTGAAGATGAAGCTGACAGGTTATTTCACTT TTTTCATCGTAATCTTGCGCATACTCGATGGGGTCTTGATCCGAGGATATACACTGTCGAATTCACGCGCTCAAGATCATCATTCCTTTACACATCCATCATGGCCGCATCAGCCCTCTTCATgccatcagcagcagcacttTCAAAACGACTATCAAACCACGTCAGGACCCTCGCCCACAAAGTTGTAGTCAAGCGGTACAGATCAGTTGAAATTGTTCTCGCATTCATGGTAAACATTCCCTGGATGTTCCCGGGTCAACACTCCACCGACGACGAAACCTGCACGTACATCTCTATAGCAAACACAGTCGCCACCGATCTATCGCTTCACAAAACTCTCATTTCTCCTGAAATGCTAGGTGCAGGTGCTGAAATTGGTCTCGCGAGGGGTGATTGTCTTGACCCGAGAGCAGCTCTGGCCATGGACGGGTTTCCTGAAATTGATCCATGGTCTGAGAAGGGACGTCTATTCCTTCGCAATCGAGAACGATGTTGGCTTTCGCTGTTTGTGCTGGAGCGTGGAATGTCTCTTGCCAGAGGACGACCATTTTCCGTGCCCATGACCAAGTCTCTAAAGGACTGTGACAATTGGCATCGCTCTGAATATGCGGATCCTCTTGATGGGCATCTTGTCTCCATGGCCGTTTTGAGAAGGGACTTGGATGCATTGTTTGCTGCAGTGAGAGCTCTTTGTGACGGATCGCAGATGGCTTCTAGTGATGGCTCATTAATTGCCCAATC AATCCAAGGGTCAATTGAACGGTTCTTTGACCAATGGTACACAGAATGGGGAATCTCAATTGGCAAAGGCCCAG ACCGTCGACTCCCACCATACGTCGAAATTCTCGTCACTCATACTCGTCTCTCCATCTACGGCGGCGTGATAAACCATCCCACAGCGCCCCTTGAAGTTCGTCGCTTCTTCCACACAGCCGGTCTCTCCTCAGCTCTCAACGTGATGCGCGCCGCTATCCAGGGAGAGTCTCAACTTCAATCTATGCCAAACAACACCGCCATCATGATTTCATTCGCAGCCTGCTTCGCCCTGACATTGAGTTCTTACGCGACTGGCGGTTCAGCTTTGGCTCCCAGTGTCAGAAACCTCATTGACGAGACAGCCACCGTGCTTGAAAGGATCGGAAAAGTGACAAGACATCGAAACGGTCTTTCGATTAAATACGGAAAATATCTCAAACAGATCGTCAGACGGGCAGCTACTGGAGACGGAATATCTGATCCAAGGATGCCGATCGTAAACGAGGCACCCATCACTACGCCTACCTTTCTGGACCAGCAAGCGCTATGGCAAGAACCGATTCATTTCTCTGCAATGTCAGATGATCAAATTGTTCAAGCTCTAAATCAACCAGGCAACGACTTTGAACCTGGGTTCGGTGGACTTTCATGGGAAGACATGACTAATTTCGAATGGCTGTACTGGCCTGAAGTTGGTATATAA
- a CDS encoding hypothetical protein (TransMembrane:12 (i48-70o76-98i119-137o157-178i190-211o231-255i267-290o319-343i364-385o397-419i431-453o465-492i)~BUSCO:14344at5125) has translation MSKDDLKGLAPEANKTNYVGSGSDTEEGRLQHAADAKRQIGVLSASMLIFNRVIGTGIFATPGSILALLGSPGLALIIWVVGSLIAAAGTAVYLEWGTGIPKNGGEKNYLEFIYRKPKFLVTGIYASYILLMGWASGNSVVFGEYILHAANKEVDRWNQRAIGLACITTAFLIHGCALKWGLRLQNALGFIKLFIVFIMIICGFVALGGHLKIDEKPDNLSRAFEGTTGSAYGVVTALYNVIWSFVGYSNANYALSETRNPVRTLKIAAPTAIISVSIIYILVNIAYFAAVPKAEIIASERLVAASLFRNVMGPAAERAMSVFVALSAFGNVLSVIFSQGRLVQELGREGILPFSRLWASNRPFNAPLAGLFEHWVICVIVILAPPPGDAYNFILNLISYPLAIVNTFVAGGLVHLYLHREKYNWNAPIKATLPVTVFFLLSNMYLVIAPFIAPDDPSQNQYKSMPYYIHCVVGIGILAAGAVYWLVWAVILPKIGGYKLVRETHVDEIDGWESNRFRRVPLDN, from the exons ATGAGCAAAGACGATCTCAAGGGTCTCGCACCCGAGGCCAACAAGACCAACTATGTCGGCTCTGGCTCTGACACAGAAGAGG GTCGCCTTCAGCATGCCGCCGACGCCAAGCGCCAGATTGGTGTTCTGAGCGCATCTATGCTCATCTTCAACCGGGTCATCGGTACCGGTATCTTTGCGACTCCTGGATCCATCCTCGCCCTTCTCGGAAGTCCCGGTCTGGCCCTCATCATCTGGGTCGTAGGTTCCCTTATCGCCGCCGCTGGTACCGCCGTCTACCTTGAATGGGGAACTGGCATCCCCAAGAATGGTGGTGAGAAGAACTACCTCGAGTTCATTTACCGCAAGCCCAAATTCCTCGTCACCGGAATTTACGCTTCCTACATTCTTCTCATGGGTTGGGCCTCTGGTAACTCTGTCGTCTTTGGCGAGTACATCCTCCACGCTGCAAACAAGGAGGTCGATCGATGGAACCAGCGTGCTATTGGTCTGGCTTGCATCACAACTGCTTTCCTCATCCACGGCTGCGCTCTCAAGTGGGGTCTTCGTCTCCAAAACGCCCTCGGATTCATCAAGCTGTTCATTGTCTTCATCATGATCATCTGCGGTTTCGTCGCTCTTGGCGGTCACCTCAAGATTGACGAGAAGCCCGACAACCTGAGCCGCGCTTTCGAGGGCACCACTGGAAGCGCATACGGTGTTGTCACTGCCCTGTACAACGTCATCTGGAGTTTCGTCGGTTACAGCAACGCCAACTATGCTCTCAGCGAGACTCGCAATCCTGTGCGCACTCTCAAGATCGCTGCTCCTACCGCCATCATCTCTGTGTCGATCATTTACATCCTCGTCAACATCGCCTACTTTGCCGCTGTTCCCAAGGCCGAGATCATTGCCTCAGAACGTCTTGTCGCTGCTTCTCTCTTCCGCAACGTTATGGGTCCTGCTGCCGAGCGCGCCATGTCTGTCTTTGTCGCTCTGTCTGCCTTCGGAAACGTCTTGAGTGTTATCTTCTCTCAGGGTCGTCTCGTTCAGGAGCTTGGTCGCGAGGGTATTCTGCCCTTCTCCCGTCTCTGGGCTAGCAACCGACCTTTCAACGCTCCTTTGGCTGGTCTTTTCGAGCACTGGGTCATTTGCGTCATTGTCATCCTTGCTCCTCCCCCTGGTGATGCCTACAActtcatcctcaacctcatctCTTACCCTCTCGCCATTGTCAACACTTTTGTGGCTGGTGGTCTCGTCCACCTCTACCTCCACCGCGAGAAGTACAACTGGAACGCTCCCATTAAGGCTACTCTGCCCGTCAccgtcttcttccttcttagCAACATGTACCTCGTGATTGCCCCTTTCATTGCTCCCGATGACCCCAGCCAGAACCAGTACAAGAGCATGCCTTACTACATCCACTGTGTTGTCGGCATTGGTATCCTTGCCGCTGGTGCTGTCTACTGGCTTGTCTGGGCTGTCATTCTTCCCAAGATTGGTGGCTACAAACTTGTTCGCGAGACTCATGTTGATGAGATCGATGGATGGGAGTCCAACCGCTTCCGTCGTGTTCCTCTTGATAATTAA